A portion of the Vicinamibacteria bacterium genome contains these proteins:
- a CDS encoding FAD binding domain-containing protein yields the protein MAEILDVAFALNGHPRRLRVRSDQRLLDVLREDLRLTGAKEGCGKGECGACTVIVDGQAVDSCLMMAYQADGARLETVEGLAQGDQLHSLQEAFIEQGSVQCGICIPGMLMAAKALLDRSPAPPGPEDIRQALAGNLCRCTGYSKILAAVARSGGVAQAAPPPLAIEPLAPAYYRPRSLEEALEILVQRAGEVRPLAGGTDLLVLAKDGLVNPAALFDLNSVPELKGIEEEDGHLRIGAGVTHAEIVGSALVDRYCPALPMACAWIGGPQIRNRATLGGNLANAAPAADTVPPLYAADAVVQVVSVSERRDVPIAEFFTGPRKSVLAPDELILGVKVPRRPGVRAAFLRLGQRQAQAISKVSIAVAMTFRDGRPDWVRVALGAVGPTVIRATETEKALMGGGYDALRQALAAVKQEVRPVDDLRSSREYRREMSAVLLERAIRRLTEA from the coding sequence TTGGCTGAGATCCTCGACGTCGCCTTCGCCCTGAACGGGCACCCCCGGCGGCTCCGGGTGCGGAGCGACCAGCGGCTGCTGGACGTCCTCCGCGAGGACCTGCGCCTCACGGGCGCCAAGGAGGGTTGCGGCAAGGGCGAGTGCGGGGCCTGCACGGTGATCGTGGACGGCCAGGCCGTCGACTCCTGCCTGATGATGGCCTACCAGGCGGACGGGGCGCGGCTGGAGACGGTCGAGGGTCTGGCCCAGGGTGACCAGCTGCACTCCCTGCAGGAGGCGTTCATCGAGCAGGGCAGCGTGCAGTGCGGGATCTGCATCCCCGGGATGCTGATGGCGGCCAAGGCGCTCCTGGACCGGAGCCCGGCCCCTCCCGGGCCCGAAGATATCCGCCAGGCCCTGGCCGGCAACCTCTGCCGCTGCACGGGCTACAGCAAGATCTTGGCTGCCGTGGCCCGGTCCGGGGGCGTAGCTCAAGCGGCCCCTCCCCCGCTCGCGATCGAGCCCCTCGCCCCCGCATACTACCGGCCCCGGTCGCTCGAGGAAGCCCTCGAGATCCTGGTCCAGCGGGCGGGGGAGGTGCGGCCCCTGGCGGGGGGGACGGACCTTCTGGTCCTGGCCAAGGACGGCCTCGTCAACCCCGCCGCCCTCTTCGATCTCAACTCCGTCCCCGAGCTCAAGGGCATCGAGGAGGAGGACGGCCATCTCCGCATCGGGGCCGGGGTCACTCATGCCGAGATCGTGGGCTCGGCCCTGGTCGACCGCTACTGTCCCGCCCTGCCCATGGCCTGCGCGTGGATAGGGGGGCCGCAGATCCGCAACCGCGCGACCCTCGGCGGGAACTTGGCCAACGCCGCCCCCGCCGCCGACACCGTGCCCCCCCTCTACGCGGCGGATGCCGTGGTTCAGGTCGTCTCCGTGTCCGAGCGGCGGGACGTTCCCATCGCCGAATTCTTCACCGGCCCCCGCAAGAGCGTGCTCGCTCCCGACGAGCTGATCCTGGGCGTGAAGGTGCCCCGGCGTCCGGGCGTGCGGGCCGCCTTCCTGCGTCTGGGCCAGCGCCAGGCCCAAGCCATCTCCAAGGTCTCGATCGCGGTGGCCATGACCTTCCGGGACGGGCGCCCCGATTGGGTGCGGGTGGCCCTGGGGGCGGTGGGGCCCACCGTGATCCGGGCCACGGAGACGGAGAAGGCGCTCATGGGGGGCGGCTATGACGCGCTCCGGCAGGCGCTGGCCGCGGTCAAGCAGGAGGTTCGACCCGTCGACGACCTGCGATCGAGCCGCGAATACCGGCGGGAGATGTCGGCGGTGCTCCTGGAACGTGCCATCCGGAGGCTGACCGAAGCCTGA